The Accipiter gentilis chromosome 7, bAccGen1.1, whole genome shotgun sequence genome includes a region encoding these proteins:
- the CFAP45 gene encoding cilia- and flagella-associated protein 45 isoform X2, which translates to MALCCAGSSTACTHGARGQWPRSRHLPWPSSRWNRSHSSFRRLSAMASLPLISFRPLTSGKPASVPARPGRGPSQPRSRYRRRARSTAVDELLFGESRNLQQSCSGSPVVILQDVQTAPKASPSGRHKPKTTRLITQDFIRDLVIPAENPAASLIIGQEDFQRIKEAARVLTKEEREAKLTALRAEKEAILLILGAKCHMIRDMQILEKQLIAKELEEEEKRLAKMMEVERKKADEMQEELERRRKQELIRGRQELVKQMEQNAEERALRAQQRDQEAQELLEFLEQLKMEDLKDLERRQEQQKKVQAEIKHINDENQRCKEEQREQERMADEQVLEYQRQKMEREAELEAEQERIRREKEKEMARLRAMQERARDHQAEQDALRAKRSQEAAEREWRRKEKEAVQRKAEMEQMLKRSRLEQIAQREHSMAVQVQQDRHEFERILRAQQEQMEKEKAEEARKAGLQLAHANDVRRQMQERQQQLAQERVAAFKECQRLEEEARQRSQRIAQLKQQKMQELRSSGIPEKYCAQVERRALSRASTAPGQAQPHEE; encoded by the exons ATGGCACT GTGCTGTGCCGGCTCATCAACAGCCTGCACCCACGGGGCCAGGGGCCAGTGGCCAAGATCCAGGCATCTGCCATGGCCTTCAAGCAGATGGAACAGATCTCACAGTTCCTTCAGGCGGCTGAGCGCTATGGCATCGCTGCCACTGATATCTTTCAGACCGTTGACCTCTGGGAag cccgcCAGCGTCCCCGCACGCCCCGGCCGTGGCCCCAGCCAGCCCCGCAGCCGATACAGGAGGAGGGCCCGGAGCACCGCGGTGGATGAGCTGCTGTTCGGGGAGAGCCGG AACCTGCAGCAGTCGTGCTCCGGCAGCCCTGTTGTGATCCTTCAGGATGTGCAGACTGCCCCAAAAGCATCACCCTCTGGCAGGCACAAGCCCAAGACCACCCGTCTCATCACCCAGGACTTCATCCGTGACCTCGT catccctgcagaGAACCCAGCAGCATCCCTCATTATCGGTCAGGAGGATTTCCAGCGCATTAAAGAAGCAGCTAGAGTCCTGACCAAGGAGGAGCGTGAAGCCAAGCTGACAGCCCTCAGAGCGGAGAAGGAAGCCATTCTC CTGATCCTTGGTGCCAAATGCCACATGATCCGTGACATGCAGATCCTCGAGAAGCAGCTCATCGCAaaagagctggaggaagaagagaagcgCCTGGCCAAGATGATGGAAGTGGAGAGGAAGAAGGCTGACGAGATGCAGGAGGAACTGGAGCGCAGGAGGAAGCAGGAGTTGATCAG AGGGAGGCAGGAGCTTGTAAAGCAGATGGAGCAGAATGCCGAGGAGCGGGCTCTGAGAGCTCAGCAACGGGACCAGGAGGCACAGGAGCTGCTGGAGTTCCTGGAGCAGCTGAAGATGGAGGACCTGAAG GACTTGGAACGGAGACAGGAGCAACAGAAGAAAGTCCAGGCTGAGATTAAACACATCAATGATGAAAACCAGAGGTGCAAGGAGGAGCAGCGGGAGCAGGAGAGAATGGCAGATGAGCAGGTGCTCGAGTACCAGAGGCAGAAAATG GAGCGTGAGGCTGAGTTGGAAGCTGAGCAGGAGAGAATCCGtcgggagaaggagaaggagatggcacGCTTGAGAGCCATGCAAGAGAGGGCCCGGGACCACCAGGCAGAGCAG GACGCGCTGAGGGCCAAGCGCAGCCAAGAGGCTGCTGAGCGAGAGTGGCGGCGCAAGGAGAAGGAGGCGGTGCAGAGGAAGGCCGAGATGGAGCAGATGCTGAAGAGGAGCCGCCTGGAGCAGATTGCCCAGCGGGAGCACAGCATGGCCGTGCAAGTGCAGCAGGACCGCCACGAGTTTGAGAGGATTCTCAG GGCCCAGCAGGAgcagatggagaaggagaaggcagaggaagcACGGAAGGCAGGTCTGCAGCTCGCCCATGCTAATGACGTCAGGCGCCAGATGCAGGAGCGTCAGCAGCAGCTGGCGCAGGAGCGGGTCGCCGCCTTCAAGGAGTGCCagcggctggaggaggaggcccgCCAGCGCAGCCAGCGCATTGCCCAGCTCAAGCAGCAGAAGATGCAGGAGCTCAG atCCTCCGGCATCCCTGAGAAGTACTGCGCCCAAGTGGAGCGGAGGGCTCTGAGCCGAGCAAGCACAGCCCCTGGCCAGGCTCAGCCCCATGAGGAGTGA
- the CFAP45 gene encoding cilia- and flagella-associated protein 45 isoform X1, whose amino-acid sequence MALCCAGSSTACTHGARGQWPRSRHLPWPSSRWNRSHSSFRRLSAMASLPLISFRPLTSGKPASVPARPGRGPSQPRSRYRRRARSTAVDELLFGESRNLQQSCSGSPVVILQDVQTAPKASPSGRHKPKTTRLITQDFIRDLVIPAENPAASLIIGQEDFQRIKEAARVLTKEEREAKLTALRAEKEAILEAVSERKSAAKQKAILQQQMGKLSELEEEARERAQYLLQRASRMRMEQEDEIKEFSELILGAKCHMIRDMQILEKQLIAKELEEEEKRLAKMMEVERKKADEMQEELERRRKQELIRGRQELVKQMEQNAEERALRAQQRDQEAQELLEFLEQLKMEDLKDLERRQEQQKKVQAEIKHINDENQRCKEEQREQERMADEQVLEYQRQKMEREAELEAEQERIRREKEKEMARLRAMQERARDHQAEQDALRAKRSQEAAEREWRRKEKEAVQRKAEMEQMLKRSRLEQIAQREHSMAVQVQQDRHEFERILRAQQEQMEKEKAEEARKAGLQLAHANDVRRQMQERQQQLAQERVAAFKECQRLEEEARQRSQRIAQLKQQKMQELRSSGIPEKYCAQVERRALSRASTAPGQAQPHEE is encoded by the exons ATGGCACT GTGCTGTGCCGGCTCATCAACAGCCTGCACCCACGGGGCCAGGGGCCAGTGGCCAAGATCCAGGCATCTGCCATGGCCTTCAAGCAGATGGAACAGATCTCACAGTTCCTTCAGGCGGCTGAGCGCTATGGCATCGCTGCCACTGATATCTTTCAGACCGTTGACCTCTGGGAag cccgcCAGCGTCCCCGCACGCCCCGGCCGTGGCCCCAGCCAGCCCCGCAGCCGATACAGGAGGAGGGCCCGGAGCACCGCGGTGGATGAGCTGCTGTTCGGGGAGAGCCGG AACCTGCAGCAGTCGTGCTCCGGCAGCCCTGTTGTGATCCTTCAGGATGTGCAGACTGCCCCAAAAGCATCACCCTCTGGCAGGCACAAGCCCAAGACCACCCGTCTCATCACCCAGGACTTCATCCGTGACCTCGT catccctgcagaGAACCCAGCAGCATCCCTCATTATCGGTCAGGAGGATTTCCAGCGCATTAAAGAAGCAGCTAGAGTCCTGACCAAGGAGGAGCGTGAAGCCAAGCTGACAGCCCTCAGAGCGGAGAAGGAAGCCATTCTC GAGGCAGTGAGTGAGCGCAAGAGTGCAGCGAAGCAAAAGGCcatcctgcagcagcagatggGGAAGCTGAGCGAGCTGGAGGAGGAGGCGCGGGAGCGGGCCCAGTACCTCCTGCAGCGGGCGAGCAGGATGCGCATGGAGCAGGAAGACGAGATCAAGGAGTTCAGCGAG CTGATCCTTGGTGCCAAATGCCACATGATCCGTGACATGCAGATCCTCGAGAAGCAGCTCATCGCAaaagagctggaggaagaagagaagcgCCTGGCCAAGATGATGGAAGTGGAGAGGAAGAAGGCTGACGAGATGCAGGAGGAACTGGAGCGCAGGAGGAAGCAGGAGTTGATCAG AGGGAGGCAGGAGCTTGTAAAGCAGATGGAGCAGAATGCCGAGGAGCGGGCTCTGAGAGCTCAGCAACGGGACCAGGAGGCACAGGAGCTGCTGGAGTTCCTGGAGCAGCTGAAGATGGAGGACCTGAAG GACTTGGAACGGAGACAGGAGCAACAGAAGAAAGTCCAGGCTGAGATTAAACACATCAATGATGAAAACCAGAGGTGCAAGGAGGAGCAGCGGGAGCAGGAGAGAATGGCAGATGAGCAGGTGCTCGAGTACCAGAGGCAGAAAATG GAGCGTGAGGCTGAGTTGGAAGCTGAGCAGGAGAGAATCCGtcgggagaaggagaaggagatggcacGCTTGAGAGCCATGCAAGAGAGGGCCCGGGACCACCAGGCAGAGCAG GACGCGCTGAGGGCCAAGCGCAGCCAAGAGGCTGCTGAGCGAGAGTGGCGGCGCAAGGAGAAGGAGGCGGTGCAGAGGAAGGCCGAGATGGAGCAGATGCTGAAGAGGAGCCGCCTGGAGCAGATTGCCCAGCGGGAGCACAGCATGGCCGTGCAAGTGCAGCAGGACCGCCACGAGTTTGAGAGGATTCTCAG GGCCCAGCAGGAgcagatggagaaggagaaggcagaggaagcACGGAAGGCAGGTCTGCAGCTCGCCCATGCTAATGACGTCAGGCGCCAGATGCAGGAGCGTCAGCAGCAGCTGGCGCAGGAGCGGGTCGCCGCCTTCAAGGAGTGCCagcggctggaggaggaggcccgCCAGCGCAGCCAGCGCATTGCCCAGCTCAAGCAGCAGAAGATGCAGGAGCTCAG atCCTCCGGCATCCCTGAGAAGTACTGCGCCCAAGTGGAGCGGAGGGCTCTGAGCCGAGCAAGCACAGCCCCTGGCCAGGCTCAGCCCCATGAGGAGTGA
- the CFAP45 gene encoding cilia- and flagella-associated protein 45 isoform X3, which translates to MPASVPARPGRGPSQPRSRYRRRARSTAVDELLFGESRNLQQSCSGSPVVILQDVQTAPKASPSGRHKPKTTRLITQDFIRDLVIPAENPAASLIIGQEDFQRIKEAARVLTKEEREAKLTALRAEKEAILEAVSERKSAAKQKAILQQQMGKLSELEEEARERAQYLLQRASRMRMEQEDEIKEFSELILGAKCHMIRDMQILEKQLIAKELEEEEKRLAKMMEVERKKADEMQEELERRRKQELIRGRQELVKQMEQNAEERALRAQQRDQEAQELLEFLEQLKMEDLKDLERRQEQQKKVQAEIKHINDENQRCKEEQREQERMADEQVLEYQRQKMEREAELEAEQERIRREKEKEMARLRAMQERARDHQAEQDALRAKRSQEAAEREWRRKEKEAVQRKAEMEQMLKRSRLEQIAQREHSMAVQVQQDRHEFERILRAQQEQMEKEKAEEARKAGLQLAHANDVRRQMQERQQQLAQERVAAFKECQRLEEEARQRSQRIAQLKQQKMQELRSSGIPEKYCAQVERRALSRASTAPGQAQPHEE; encoded by the exons ATG cccgcCAGCGTCCCCGCACGCCCCGGCCGTGGCCCCAGCCAGCCCCGCAGCCGATACAGGAGGAGGGCCCGGAGCACCGCGGTGGATGAGCTGCTGTTCGGGGAGAGCCGG AACCTGCAGCAGTCGTGCTCCGGCAGCCCTGTTGTGATCCTTCAGGATGTGCAGACTGCCCCAAAAGCATCACCCTCTGGCAGGCACAAGCCCAAGACCACCCGTCTCATCACCCAGGACTTCATCCGTGACCTCGT catccctgcagaGAACCCAGCAGCATCCCTCATTATCGGTCAGGAGGATTTCCAGCGCATTAAAGAAGCAGCTAGAGTCCTGACCAAGGAGGAGCGTGAAGCCAAGCTGACAGCCCTCAGAGCGGAGAAGGAAGCCATTCTC GAGGCAGTGAGTGAGCGCAAGAGTGCAGCGAAGCAAAAGGCcatcctgcagcagcagatggGGAAGCTGAGCGAGCTGGAGGAGGAGGCGCGGGAGCGGGCCCAGTACCTCCTGCAGCGGGCGAGCAGGATGCGCATGGAGCAGGAAGACGAGATCAAGGAGTTCAGCGAG CTGATCCTTGGTGCCAAATGCCACATGATCCGTGACATGCAGATCCTCGAGAAGCAGCTCATCGCAaaagagctggaggaagaagagaagcgCCTGGCCAAGATGATGGAAGTGGAGAGGAAGAAGGCTGACGAGATGCAGGAGGAACTGGAGCGCAGGAGGAAGCAGGAGTTGATCAG AGGGAGGCAGGAGCTTGTAAAGCAGATGGAGCAGAATGCCGAGGAGCGGGCTCTGAGAGCTCAGCAACGGGACCAGGAGGCACAGGAGCTGCTGGAGTTCCTGGAGCAGCTGAAGATGGAGGACCTGAAG GACTTGGAACGGAGACAGGAGCAACAGAAGAAAGTCCAGGCTGAGATTAAACACATCAATGATGAAAACCAGAGGTGCAAGGAGGAGCAGCGGGAGCAGGAGAGAATGGCAGATGAGCAGGTGCTCGAGTACCAGAGGCAGAAAATG GAGCGTGAGGCTGAGTTGGAAGCTGAGCAGGAGAGAATCCGtcgggagaaggagaaggagatggcacGCTTGAGAGCCATGCAAGAGAGGGCCCGGGACCACCAGGCAGAGCAG GACGCGCTGAGGGCCAAGCGCAGCCAAGAGGCTGCTGAGCGAGAGTGGCGGCGCAAGGAGAAGGAGGCGGTGCAGAGGAAGGCCGAGATGGAGCAGATGCTGAAGAGGAGCCGCCTGGAGCAGATTGCCCAGCGGGAGCACAGCATGGCCGTGCAAGTGCAGCAGGACCGCCACGAGTTTGAGAGGATTCTCAG GGCCCAGCAGGAgcagatggagaaggagaaggcagaggaagcACGGAAGGCAGGTCTGCAGCTCGCCCATGCTAATGACGTCAGGCGCCAGATGCAGGAGCGTCAGCAGCAGCTGGCGCAGGAGCGGGTCGCCGCCTTCAAGGAGTGCCagcggctggaggaggaggcccgCCAGCGCAGCCAGCGCATTGCCCAGCTCAAGCAGCAGAAGATGCAGGAGCTCAG atCCTCCGGCATCCCTGAGAAGTACTGCGCCCAAGTGGAGCGGAGGGCTCTGAGCCGAGCAAGCACAGCCCCTGGCCAGGCTCAGCCCCATGAGGAGTGA